GCTGAAATTCTTCCCATTGCCAGGGAGTTCAAGGAAGCGGGCAACCACGTCATCGGCATTGTCGGGGCGCGCACCCGTGACCTCGTCATTCTCGAAGAGGAGATGCGAGCCGCCTCCCACGAGCTCTACGTCACCACCGACGACGGAACCTATGCCCGCAAGGGATTTGTCACCAATGCCCTGGCTGATCTGATTCAACAGGGAGTGACCATCGATGCCGTTGTCTCCGTCGGCCCGCTGCCGATGATGCGGGCGGTAGCCAAGCTGACGCGGGAAGCCAACCTCAAGAGCTTCGCCAGCCTGAATCCCATCATGATGGATGGCACGGGGATGTGCGGTGCTTGCCGGGTGCGCGTCGGCGGCGAAGTGAAGTTCACCTGCATTGACGGCCCGATGTTCGATGCCAACCAGGTGGATTTCGAAATGCTCGCCATGCGCAACCGCGCTTATCTCAAAAAAGAAAAGGAATCGCTCGAACTGTTTCTCACCACCTACGGACATGAACTGGAGATGGTCGGAAAAGAGTGCGTCCGGACCGGTCCCGCTCTGCGGGGCGGG
The genomic region above belongs to Candidatus Acidiferrales bacterium and contains:
- a CDS encoding sulfide/dihydroorotate dehydrogenase-like FAD/NAD-binding protein, whose product is MYPILEKEDLAPIPSGQIARFVIEAPFIARKARVGQFVIVRVHEEGERIPLTLVEWDSKRGTVTLIVQAVGKTTYHMLRLKAGDSVTDICGPLGLPVPIVRYGTVICIGGGVGAAEILPIAREFKEAGNHVIGIVGARTRDLVILEEEMRAASHELYVTTDDGTYARKGFVTNALADLIQQGVTIDAVVSVGPLPMMRAVAKLTREANLKSFASLNPIMMDGTGMCGACRVRVGGEVKFTCIDGPMFDANQVDFEMLAMRNRAYLKKEKESLELFLTTYGHELEMVGKECVRTGPALRGGPERKT